DNA from Longimicrobium sp.:
CCGTCCTCTCCGCTCCCACTGCCCGAGAATCGTACCATGACCGCGTTTGATCCCGCCCGGCTCGGCCGAAAAGGCTTCACCCTGATCGAGCTCATGATCGTGGTGGTGATCATCGGGGTCCTGGCCGCGATCGCGATCCCGAAATTCGGGAACGTCTCCAAGTCGGCCAAGGAAGCGGAGGCGCAGCCGATCCTGAAGCAGCTCTTCACGCTCCAGGAGCGTTACAAGCAGAAGAACGACGAGTACGCGTCGGACATCGCGGAACTGGAAGGCGGCGCCTCCACCTTTGCGAACGCGAAGTACTACACCTTCCTGATCGACAGCGGAGACGGGGCCACCTACCTGGCCTGCGCGCAGCCCACCCTCACTGGTCTTCGCTGGTTCACCATCAATGCGGCCCGGGAGATCGTCCCCCACGATTCAGGGTGCACCTGAGCGCCCATCCATCCTGACCGCACAAACGCAGAAAGCCGCCCACCGGGCGGCTTTCTGCGTTTGTGGCGCCGGTCAGCGTGGGCCGCGGTACTCCACGAAG
Protein-coding regions in this window:
- a CDS encoding prepilin-type N-terminal cleavage/methylation domain-containing protein, with translation MTAFDPARLGRKGFTLIELMIVVVIIGVLAAIAIPKFGNVSKSAKEAEAQPILKQLFTLQERYKQKNDEYASDIAELEGGASTFANAKYYTFLIDSGDGATYLACAQPTLTGLRWFTINAAREIVPHDSGCT